AGAACAAGAATAGGGATGGAAAGAGATTTGAGGGATATCTGTGAGAAATTCTGGAAGAAGACGAAGAATTTTTGGACGGAAAGTTCGGGCACTAAACTCTTGTTTATCACTTGCTATCCAGCAGGGCACAATGTTGTGGGTATCGATCTCAAGCAACGGACACAAAAGAGCCCGGGAGACGATTGTTTTCCACTCGCGTTTGATTCGCAAAGGATCAAAGTCATTCATTACCAGGGAGGGGTTTAAGGATTTGAGAAGGGGTATCAGGTTGTCTTCGATAGTCCCTCTTGAGAGGATGAAGGGGATGTTGTGGGCGAGAAGGGTTTGTTCTACCTCTTGAAGCCCCTGACAGAGGAAACTAAAATGCCAGCTTTGGGCGTGTAAAAAACTTTTTTGAAGATGGAAAACAACAACAAGGGGTTGACGCCGTTTTTCTGCCTCTTGTTGAGCATAGAGAAGTGCCCAATTGTCTTTTACTCTTTGGTCCCGACTCATCCAGTAAATGACACATTTACCAGTGTCACTCTTGGAGGAAAGATAGCGCCCGCGTTTCATCCTTAGTAAGGGATTTCAAAAGGTTCTTTGGGGGGAAGAACAGGTTGAGGAATAGGAAAACCTTCTCCTCCAAGGTAACGGAGAGGCTTTCCTTCGACATAAAAATAGACACCTTTGATAGTAGGGAACTGGCACACTGTAAGAACGATCTGATAAAGCTGGAGTTTGTATCCCTGGATACCATAGGCATTGTAGGTGAATTCTTCACTCAAATCAATGTAGGCATAGTTGTCTTTGATCCAGGCCTGACGTATTCTGGTATCGGGCGGAATGAGATTGAGATCATTATCATCCGTAGCATGGATGAGTGCTTCGAGGGCTGCTTGCATGGGTGTTGTTGTTTCGGTGATGGTTATAGAGTATGGTACGAGGCGCACGCCCTTTTCAAGTTGTCTGGCAAGATAGATTTTTATGG
This sequence is a window from Thermospira aquatica. Protein-coding genes within it:
- a CDS encoding GerMN domain-containing protein, yielding MAETKKRSRRKRKSSKYLPLLWLLTGALLALVLVFSGNLVIDVKGIQPSSPQKTPKPPLSQEKPSSSNLPEKEKESKTIKIYLARQLEKGVRLVPYSITITETTTPMQAALEALIHATDDNDLNLIPPDTRIRQAWIKDNYAYIDLSEEFTYNAYGIQGYKLQLYQIVLTVCQFPTIKGVYFYVEGKPLRYLGGEGFPIPQPVLPPKEPFEIPY